The following proteins are encoded in a genomic region of Cellulomonas sp. ES6:
- a CDS encoding homoserine dehydrogenase: MTARDETVGPATPAAGDRPAVRVALLGCGVVGTEVVRLLTTQGADLAARVGAPLELVGIAVRDVDAERDPVVDRALLTSDAEGLVAKADVVVEVVGGIEPARSLLLRAVEHGAAVVTANKALLAQDGPTLYAAADAAGVDLYFEAAVAGAIPLVRPVRESLTGDRVQRVLGIVNGTTNYVLDRMAADGLDLDAAVAEAQALGYAEADPTADVEGYDAAAKAAILASLAFHTRVSLDDVDRQGITGVTADDVAWAGRTGHVIKLLAIAERRTGEDGREGVQARVHPALVPLSHPLAGVRGAFNAVFVEAEAAGELMFYGRGAGGAPTASAVLGDVVSAARHRVHGGRGPAESWYADLPVLPAQSARTRYQVRLEVDDRPGVLAQVSAVLAEHAVSIEAVRQSPADADATPGVARLVITTHEAPEAALAATVAAIGGLDSVREVVSVLRVEGA; this comes from the coding sequence GTGACAGCACGCGACGAGACCGTCGGACCCGCCACGCCCGCCGCCGGCGACCGTCCCGCCGTGCGGGTCGCGCTGCTCGGCTGCGGCGTCGTCGGCACGGAGGTCGTGCGGCTGCTCACGACGCAGGGCGCCGACCTGGCCGCCCGGGTCGGGGCGCCGCTGGAGCTCGTCGGCATCGCGGTGCGGGACGTCGACGCCGAGCGCGACCCGGTCGTCGACCGCGCGCTGCTCACCTCCGACGCCGAGGGGCTCGTCGCGAAGGCGGACGTCGTGGTCGAGGTGGTGGGGGGCATCGAGCCCGCGCGCTCCCTGCTGCTGCGCGCCGTCGAGCACGGCGCCGCGGTCGTCACCGCGAACAAGGCGCTGCTCGCCCAGGACGGCCCGACGCTGTACGCGGCGGCGGACGCCGCGGGCGTGGACCTGTACTTCGAGGCCGCCGTCGCCGGCGCGATCCCCCTGGTCCGGCCGGTGCGCGAGTCGCTGACCGGGGACCGCGTCCAGCGGGTGCTCGGCATCGTCAACGGCACCACCAACTACGTGCTCGACCGGATGGCCGCGGACGGCCTGGACCTCGACGCGGCCGTGGCGGAGGCGCAGGCCCTGGGGTACGCGGAGGCCGACCCGACCGCCGACGTCGAGGGCTACGACGCCGCCGCGAAGGCCGCCATCCTCGCGTCGCTCGCGTTCCACACGCGGGTCTCGCTCGACGACGTCGACCGTCAGGGCATCACGGGCGTCACCGCCGACGACGTCGCCTGGGCCGGTCGCACGGGCCACGTCATCAAGCTGCTCGCGATCGCCGAGCGCCGCACCGGCGAGGACGGCCGCGAGGGCGTGCAGGCGCGCGTGCACCCCGCGCTCGTGCCGCTGTCCCACCCGCTCGCCGGCGTCCGGGGGGCGTTCAACGCGGTGTTCGTCGAGGCCGAGGCCGCGGGCGAGCTCATGTTCTACGGCCGCGGCGCCGGCGGTGCCCCGACGGCGAGCGCCGTGCTGGGCGACGTCGTCTCGGCGGCCCGGCACCGGGTGCACGGCGGCCGCGGCCCGGCGGAGTCCTGGTACGCGGACCTGCCGGTGCTGCCGGCGCAGTCCGCCCGCACCCGCTACCAGGTGCGGCTCGAGGTCGACGACCGCCCCGGCGTGCTGGCCCAGGTCTCCGCGGTCCTGGCGGAGCACGCGGTCTCGATCGAGGCGGTCCGGCAGTCGCCCGCGGACGCCGACGCCACGCCGGGCGTCGCCCGCCTGGTCATCACCACGCACGAGGCGCCGGAGGCCGCGCTGGCCGCGACCGTCGCCGCGATCGGCGGCCTGGACTCCGTCCGCGAGGTCGTCTCCGTCCTGCGAGTCGAGGGAGCCTGA
- the lysA gene encoding diaminopimelate decarboxylase, translating into MGLPWPAHAVRGADGAVRVAGVDLRDLAAEQGTPAYVLDEAAFRSRARGVRTAFEKAFGHLGAGVDVYYAGKAFLSVAVARWAHEEGLRVDTSTGGELAVALRAGVPGADIGLHGNNKSDAEIARALDAGVGRIIVDSLGELDRLVAAVRERTADGAEPAPAPVMVRVTTGVHAGGHEYISTAHEDQKFGLSVATAADGTSPAMTALERVVAAPELRLLGIHSHIGSQILDPEGFAVAAGAVLRLRAELAARTGCLAPEVDLGGGFGIAYLPGEVPLDPERIAKDLATTVDATCAELGTPVPRLSFEPGRAIVGPTTLTLYTVGTVKPVTLEDGRVRLYVSVDGGMSDNIRPALYGAPYHAAVVSRTGAARTVLARVVGKHCESGDIVVHEVQLPADVAPGDLLAVAATGAYGRSMASNYNHVPRPPVVAVRDGATRVLVRRETEDDLLALDLG; encoded by the coding sequence CTGGGCCTGCCGTGGCCGGCGCACGCCGTGCGGGGCGCCGACGGTGCCGTGCGCGTCGCGGGCGTCGACCTGCGCGACCTCGCCGCCGAGCAGGGCACACCGGCCTACGTCCTGGACGAGGCGGCGTTCCGGTCCCGCGCGCGGGGGGTGCGCACCGCGTTCGAGAAGGCGTTCGGGCACCTCGGCGCGGGCGTCGACGTGTACTACGCGGGCAAGGCGTTCCTGTCGGTGGCCGTGGCCCGCTGGGCGCACGAGGAGGGTCTGCGCGTCGACACGTCCACGGGTGGCGAGCTCGCGGTCGCGCTGCGCGCCGGCGTCCCGGGCGCGGACATCGGCCTGCACGGCAACAACAAGTCGGACGCGGAGATCGCCCGGGCGCTCGACGCCGGGGTCGGCCGGATCATCGTCGACTCCCTCGGGGAGCTGGACCGCCTCGTCGCGGCCGTGCGGGAGCGCACCGCGGACGGTGCCGAGCCCGCGCCCGCCCCGGTCATGGTGCGCGTCACCACCGGTGTCCACGCGGGCGGCCACGAGTACATCTCGACCGCGCACGAGGACCAGAAGTTCGGGCTGTCCGTCGCGACCGCCGCCGACGGCACCAGCCCCGCGATGACCGCCCTCGAGCGGGTCGTCGCGGCGCCGGAGCTCCGGCTGCTCGGCATCCACTCCCACATCGGCTCGCAGATCCTCGACCCCGAGGGCTTCGCGGTCGCCGCGGGCGCGGTGCTGCGGCTGCGCGCCGAGCTCGCCGCCCGCACCGGGTGCCTCGCGCCGGAGGTCGACCTCGGCGGCGGCTTCGGCATCGCGTACCTGCCGGGGGAGGTGCCCCTGGACCCCGAGCGCATCGCGAAGGACCTCGCCACGACGGTCGACGCCACCTGCGCCGAGCTCGGCACGCCGGTGCCGCGGCTGTCGTTCGAGCCCGGCCGCGCGATCGTCGGCCCGACCACGCTGACGCTCTACACGGTCGGGACGGTCAAGCCCGTCACGCTCGAGGACGGACGGGTCCGGCTGTACGTCTCCGTCGACGGCGGCATGAGCGACAACATCCGGCCCGCCCTGTACGGCGCGCCGTACCACGCGGCGGTCGTCTCCCGGACGGGCGCGGCGCGGACCGTCCTGGCGCGGGTGGTCGGCAAGCACTGCGAGAGCGGCGACATCGTCGTGCACGAGGTGCAGCTGCCGGCCGACGTCGCGCCCGGGGACCTGCTGGCCGTCGCGGCCACCGGCGCGTACGGCCGCTCCATGGCCTCCAACTACAACCACGTCCCGCGCCCGCCCGTCGTGGCGGTGCGCGACGGCGCCACCCGGGTGCTGGTCCGGCGCGAGACCGAGGACGACCTGCTGGCGCTCGACCTGGGCTGA
- the argS gene encoding arginine--tRNA ligase → MTPAELSESLRAALAGAVADGTFALDAADLPATVHVERPRQREHGDWATNVALQLAKKAGTNPRAFAEELARRLADAPGVAKVDVAGPGFLNITLDTAAAGELARSVVEAGTAYGRNETLTGQSINLEFVSANPTGPIHIGGVRWAAVGDSLARVLEASGARVGREYYFNDHGAQIDRFARSLLARARGEEAPEDGYGGQYIADIADAVIAQAAEAGEPDPRTLPDAEAQEAFRSRGVDLMFAEIKKSLHDFGVDFDVYFHEDTLHENGAVDRAVARLRELGHVYEADGATWLRTTDFGDDKDRVIIKSDGEAAYIAGDLAYYLDKRERGFDRVIIMLGADHHGYIGRMMAMCAAFGDTPHVNLEILIGQLVNLVKNGTPVRMSKRAGTVVTIEDLVEAVGVDAARYSLARSSADSSIDLDLDLLSRATNENPVYYVQYAHARTCSVARNAADAGVRREDGFDASLLDHETESLLLGRIAEMPRVVAQAAELREPHRVARYLEEVAGAYQKWYEQRRVLPFGDEPVSDVHRTRLWLNDATRQVLANGLGLLGVSAPERM, encoded by the coding sequence GTGACCCCCGCTGAGCTCTCCGAGTCCCTGCGCGCCGCCCTCGCGGGCGCCGTCGCCGACGGGACCTTCGCCCTCGACGCCGCCGACCTGCCCGCGACCGTGCACGTGGAGCGACCCCGGCAGCGCGAGCACGGCGACTGGGCGACCAACGTGGCGCTGCAGCTCGCGAAGAAGGCCGGCACCAACCCGCGGGCCTTCGCCGAGGAGCTCGCCCGCCGGCTCGCGGACGCCCCGGGGGTCGCGAAGGTCGACGTCGCCGGTCCCGGCTTCCTCAACATCACGCTCGACACCGCCGCCGCGGGCGAGCTCGCGCGCTCGGTCGTCGAGGCCGGCACGGCGTACGGCCGCAACGAGACGCTGACCGGGCAGAGCATCAACCTGGAGTTCGTCTCCGCCAACCCGACCGGCCCGATCCACATCGGCGGCGTGCGGTGGGCCGCCGTCGGCGACAGCCTGGCCCGCGTCCTGGAGGCGTCCGGCGCCCGCGTCGGCCGCGAGTACTACTTCAACGACCACGGCGCGCAGATCGACCGGTTCGCGCGCTCGCTGCTCGCCCGCGCCCGCGGCGAGGAGGCGCCGGAGGACGGCTACGGCGGCCAGTACATCGCCGACATCGCCGACGCCGTCATCGCTCAGGCCGCCGAGGCCGGCGAGCCCGACCCCCGCACGCTGCCCGACGCGGAGGCTCAGGAGGCGTTCCGGTCCCGGGGCGTGGACCTGATGTTCGCGGAGATCAAGAAGTCGCTGCACGACTTCGGCGTCGACTTCGACGTCTACTTCCACGAGGACACGCTGCACGAGAACGGCGCGGTCGACCGGGCCGTGGCGCGCCTGCGCGAGCTCGGGCACGTCTACGAGGCCGACGGTGCCACGTGGCTGCGCACCACCGACTTCGGCGACGACAAGGACCGCGTCATCATCAAGTCCGACGGGGAAGCCGCCTACATCGCCGGCGACCTCGCGTACTACCTGGACAAGCGTGAGCGCGGCTTCGACCGCGTCATCATCATGCTCGGCGCCGACCACCACGGGTACATCGGCCGGATGATGGCGATGTGCGCCGCGTTCGGCGACACCCCGCACGTGAACCTCGAGATCCTCATCGGGCAGCTGGTGAACCTCGTCAAGAACGGCACCCCGGTCCGGATGAGCAAGCGCGCGGGCACGGTCGTCACCATCGAAGACCTGGTCGAGGCCGTGGGCGTCGACGCGGCGCGCTACTCGCTGGCGCGGTCGTCGGCGGACTCCTCGATCGACCTCGACCTGGACCTGCTGAGCCGGGCGACCAACGAGAACCCCGTCTACTACGTGCAGTACGCGCACGCCCGCACCTGCTCGGTCGCCCGCAACGCCGCGGACGCCGGCGTGCGCCGGGAGGACGGCTTCGACGCCTCGCTGCTCGACCACGAGACCGAGTCCCTGCTGCTCGGCCGGATCGCCGAGATGCCGCGGGTCGTCGCGCAGGCCGCCGAGCTGCGCGAGCCGCACCGTGTCGCCCGCTACCTGGAGGAGGTCGCCGGGGCGTACCAGAAGTGGTACGAGCAGCGCCGCGTCCTGCCGTTCGGCGACGAGCCGGTCTCCGACGTGCACCGCACCCGGCTGTGGCTGAACGACGCGACCCGGCAGGTGCTCGCGAACGGCCTGGGGCTGCTCGGGGTGAGCGCGCCGGAGCGGATGTGA
- a CDS encoding MFS transporter: protein MPSASAPVGPAAPWRGRRVVLLGVVLVALNLRIAVASVSPILDLVRADVALSATEAGLLGTIPVVSFAAFGSVTPLLARRIGLEPLLVLAMLLSATGEVVRSGTSTSTGFLAWSVIALAGMGMGNVLLPPVVKRYFPDRIGVVTSVYSVTMTFSTALPALLAVPVAERLGWRASLSVWSAVGVVAALPWLVVIVRSAAARAELGGLLRRAPATTPALTSRHRSGGRVWRSPLAWGMALTFAMNSLDSYAMFAWLPQILVDGGTSPHAAGVWLSVFAILGLPPALVAPIAASRMRNPIGLVVFFVACFMASYLGLLLAPGGPVWLWILLGGFGPGAFPVLLALINLRTRTSAGAASLSGFTQGVGYAIAGTGPLLMGVLYDATGTWTASLLFLMGTLVVLVVAATVACRPGMLEDSWGPRARG from the coding sequence ATGCCGTCTGCCTCCGCTCCCGTGGGTCCTGCCGCGCCGTGGCGGGGTCGCCGCGTCGTCCTGCTGGGCGTCGTCCTCGTCGCGCTCAACCTGCGCATCGCGGTCGCGTCCGTGTCGCCCATCCTCGACCTGGTGCGCGCGGACGTGGCGCTGTCCGCCACGGAGGCCGGGCTGCTCGGCACCATCCCGGTGGTGTCGTTCGCGGCGTTCGGCTCGGTGACGCCGCTGCTCGCCCGCCGCATCGGCCTGGAGCCGCTGCTGGTCCTCGCCATGCTGCTGTCGGCGACGGGCGAGGTGGTGCGCTCGGGCACGTCGACGTCGACGGGGTTCCTGGCGTGGTCGGTGATCGCGCTCGCCGGCATGGGCATGGGCAACGTCCTGCTGCCGCCGGTGGTGAAGCGCTACTTCCCGGACCGCATCGGCGTGGTGACGTCCGTGTACTCGGTGACGATGACGTTCAGCACGGCCCTGCCGGCGCTGCTCGCGGTCCCCGTGGCGGAGCGGCTCGGGTGGCGGGCGTCGCTGTCGGTGTGGTCGGCGGTCGGGGTCGTCGCCGCGCTGCCGTGGCTGGTGGTGATCGTGCGGTCCGCCGCCGCGCGGGCCGAGCTCGGCGGGCTCCTGCGGCGCGCACCGGCGACGACGCCCGCGCTGACGTCCCGGCACCGCTCCGGCGGGCGGGTCTGGCGCAGCCCCCTCGCGTGGGGGATGGCGCTGACGTTCGCCATGAACTCGCTGGACTCCTACGCGATGTTCGCCTGGCTGCCGCAGATCCTCGTGGACGGCGGCACGTCGCCGCACGCGGCGGGGGTGTGGCTGTCGGTGTTCGCGATCCTCGGGCTGCCGCCCGCGCTCGTCGCGCCGATCGCCGCGTCGCGGATGCGGAACCCCATCGGCCTCGTCGTGTTCTTCGTCGCGTGCTTCATGGCGTCCTACCTCGGCCTGCTGCTCGCACCCGGCGGCCCGGTGTGGCTGTGGATCCTGCTGGGCGGCTTCGGTCCCGGGGCGTTCCCCGTCCTGCTCGCGCTCATCAACCTGCGGACGCGGACGTCCGCCGGGGCGGCGTCGCTGTCCGGCTTCACGCAGGGCGTCGGCTACGCGATCGCCGGCACCGGCCCGCTGCTGATGGGCGTGCTCTACGACGCGACGGGCACCTGGACGGCGTCGCTGCTGTTCCTCATGGGGACGCTCGTGGTCCTGGTGGTGGCGGCGACCGTCGCCTGCCGGCCCGGGATGCTCGAGGACTCGTGGGGGCCACGGGCCCGGGGCTGA
- a CDS encoding FCD domain-containing protein, with protein MTRRTGLIDATVAQLRARITSGEWRVGTRIPPEPALVEMLGVGRNTVREAVQSLVHAGLVERRQGSGTYVLSASELAVSMGRQIADARQRDVIEVRRSLEVEAARLAARRRTTADVATITALRDARAEAWRSGQLDRMVSADLALHRAIARAARNPVLLSLYENLIDAITDNIRFNFAQVLQDGDHHDGLVEAIAAGDDSRAVDETATYLSGLLGED; from the coding sequence ATGACGCGACGCACCGGCCTCATCGACGCGACGGTGGCCCAGCTCCGGGCACGGATCACCTCCGGCGAGTGGCGCGTCGGCACCCGCATCCCCCCGGAGCCCGCGCTGGTCGAGATGCTCGGCGTCGGCCGCAACACCGTGCGTGAGGCCGTCCAGTCGCTCGTGCACGCCGGCCTGGTCGAGCGCCGTCAGGGCTCCGGCACCTACGTGCTGTCGGCGTCCGAGCTCGCGGTCAGCATGGGCCGGCAGATCGCCGACGCCCGCCAGCGCGACGTCATCGAGGTGCGCCGCAGCCTCGAGGTCGAGGCCGCCCGCCTCGCCGCACGCCGCCGCACCACCGCCGACGTCGCCACCATCACCGCCCTGCGCGACGCCCGCGCCGAGGCGTGGCGGTCCGGCCAGCTCGACCGCATGGTCTCCGCCGACCTCGCGCTGCACCGGGCCATCGCCCGCGCCGCCCGCAACCCTGTGCTGCTGTCGCTGTACGAGAACCTCATCGACGCGATCACCGACAACATCCGGTTCAACTTCGCGCAGGTGCTCCAGGACGGCGACCACCACGACGGCCTCGTCGAGGCCATCGCCGCCGGCGACGACAGCCGCGCCGTCGACGAGACCGCGACGTACCTGTCGGGACTCCTCGGCGAGGACTGA
- a CDS encoding sugar ABC transporter permease YjfF (membrane component of a putative sugar ABC transporter system), with protein MTGQLTQAPAPAPATPARRPWWRALGNLDRRFLPVLGTLLTLALMLGVGQSRYSTSRSDFISMKLFSNLMVDNSYLLVLAVGMTFVILTGGIDLSVGAVVALVGLAVARLFQVGLPLPVVLVVGVLIGTVCGLLIGVLVQVFDIQPFIASLAVMFLARGLANVVSTNSLAIKDEGFASLASWSITFGEGRSLWRINASMLIAVAVLLVAVYLLHYTRFGRSVYGLGSSDRGVAVSLMGLRPARTRIWVYVISGTCAGIAGILFALYTKSGYNLTGIGMELDAIAAVVIGGTLLSGGVGFVLGTGAGVLVYGLIQVLIAREGLDSWWTRVFIGAVLLAFVILQRVIVTRRR; from the coding sequence ATGACCGGCCAGCTCACCCAGGCGCCCGCCCCCGCGCCCGCCACGCCCGCGCGCCGGCCCTGGTGGCGCGCGCTCGGGAACCTCGACCGCCGGTTCCTGCCGGTGCTCGGCACGCTGCTGACCCTGGCGCTCATGCTCGGCGTCGGGCAGAGCCGCTACAGCACCTCCCGGTCCGACTTCATCAGCATGAAGCTGTTCTCCAACCTCATGGTGGACAACTCCTACCTGCTGGTGCTCGCGGTCGGCATGACGTTCGTGATCCTCACCGGCGGCATCGACCTGTCCGTCGGAGCCGTCGTCGCCCTCGTCGGCCTCGCCGTGGCCCGGCTGTTCCAGGTCGGGCTGCCGCTGCCCGTCGTGCTCGTCGTCGGCGTGCTCATCGGCACCGTCTGCGGCCTGCTCATCGGCGTGCTCGTCCAGGTGTTCGACATCCAACCGTTCATCGCCTCGCTCGCCGTCATGTTCCTGGCACGCGGGCTCGCGAACGTCGTCAGCACCAACTCCCTCGCCATCAAGGACGAGGGGTTCGCGAGCCTCGCGTCCTGGAGCATCACGTTCGGCGAGGGACGCTCGCTGTGGCGCATCAACGCCAGCATGCTCATCGCGGTCGCCGTGCTGCTCGTCGCGGTCTACCTGCTGCACTACACGCGGTTCGGCCGCTCCGTGTACGGCCTCGGGTCCAGCGACCGCGGCGTCGCCGTCAGCCTCATGGGCCTGCGCCCCGCCCGCACCCGCATCTGGGTGTACGTCATCAGCGGCACCTGCGCCGGCATCGCCGGCATCCTCTTCGCGCTCTACACCAAGTCCGGCTACAACCTCACGGGCATCGGCATGGAGCTCGACGCGATCGCCGCGGTCGTCATCGGCGGCACCCTGCTGTCCGGCGGCGTCGGGTTCGTGCTCGGCACCGGCGCGGGCGTCCTCGTGTACGGCCTCATCCAGGTGCTCATCGCCCGCGAGGGCCTCGACTCCTGGTGGACCCGGGTGTTCATCGGGGCGGTGCTGCTGGCGTTCGTGATCCTCCAGCGGGTGATCGTGACGCGGCGGCGGTAG
- a CDS encoding ABC transporter permease: MSTPTATPPPTRGLSVQALRRVTDHGIFWPVVALLVLLLACGLKSPGFLDVTLRDGHLFGQLIDLLRNSATPLLLALGMCLVIATGGIDLSVGAVMAIALAVSLTYLDGSPDPGSAATVAVAVALGLVVGVVVGAFNGFMVAALGIQPFIATMILMVAGRGIAMLITQGQITTVTSPPFKSIGSGFVLGVPTPVVIAAVVFVLVTLLVRRTALGMFLESIGINGEASRLAGVRARTTTWSVYVIAGVLAALAGLVYGAPTMAADANNIGLLKELDAIMVVVLGGTKLDGGRFNLGGLIAGALLLSTLERAVIIFELPSQTTPLFKAVVLIAVCVAASPFLRSRLDARRLRAAQPRPVEVVR, from the coding sequence CGCCGGGTGACCGACCACGGCATCTTCTGGCCGGTCGTCGCGCTGCTCGTCCTGCTGCTCGCGTGCGGGCTCAAGAGCCCCGGGTTCCTCGACGTGACGCTGCGCGACGGGCACCTGTTCGGCCAGCTCATCGACCTGCTGCGCAACAGCGCGACCCCGCTGCTGCTCGCGCTCGGCATGTGCCTCGTCATCGCGACCGGCGGCATCGACCTGTCCGTCGGCGCCGTCATGGCCATCGCGCTCGCGGTGTCCCTCACGTACCTCGACGGGTCGCCCGACCCGGGGTCCGCCGCCACCGTCGCGGTCGCGGTCGCCCTGGGCCTCGTGGTCGGCGTCGTCGTGGGGGCGTTCAACGGGTTCATGGTCGCGGCGCTCGGCATCCAGCCGTTCATCGCGACGATGATCCTCATGGTCGCCGGGCGCGGCATCGCCATGCTCATCACGCAGGGGCAGATCACCACGGTCACGAGCCCGCCGTTCAAGTCCATCGGCTCCGGCTTCGTGCTCGGCGTCCCGACCCCGGTCGTCATCGCCGCCGTCGTGTTCGTCCTCGTCACGCTGCTGGTCCGGCGCACCGCGCTGGGCATGTTCCTCGAGTCGATCGGCATCAACGGGGAGGCCAGCCGGCTCGCCGGCGTCCGGGCCCGCACCACCACGTGGAGCGTCTACGTCATCGCCGGCGTCCTGGCCGCGCTCGCCGGGCTGGTCTACGGCGCCCCGACGATGGCCGCCGACGCCAACAACATCGGCCTGCTCAAGGAGCTCGACGCGATCATGGTCGTCGTCCTCGGCGGCACCAAGCTCGACGGCGGGCGGTTCAACCTCGGCGGGCTCATCGCCGGCGCGCTGCTGCTGTCGACGCTCGAGCGAGCCGTCATCATCTTCGAGCTCCCGTCGCAGACGACCCCGCTGTTCAAGGCCGTCGTGCTCATCGCCGTGTGCGTCGCGGCGTCGCCGTTCCTGCGTTCCCGGCTCGACGCCCGCCGGCTGCGGGCCGCGCAGCCCCGACCCGTGGAGGTCGTGCGATGA